One Ilumatobacter fluminis genomic window, CCCCCCTTGGAAGAACTGCTGAGCCAGCTGTTGTTGATCGGCGTCGAGGCGCGCCCACTCCTCGTTGAACGCTTCACGGCTTCCCGTCGCACGCGCCTCGGTCAACGCGGTCAGCGAATCGAGGTCTGCGACCATCCGGTCACGGGTTTCCGCATTGCGCTGCCGCTCCCAGGCCTCGTTGTCGGCCTCGGCATCGGCCCACCAGTCCTGGAAGCTGTCGACCAGGCGCTCCCAGAACGAGCGCTCACGCCCTTCTTGTCCGGCGGCCCAGTCGCGAATGGTCTCGCGCGCCTGTTCGGCACGCTCGTCGATGGTCTCGGTGATTCTGTCGGCCTCCGTCTGAGCCGCCGTGGTCAGTCGCGTCACCTCGGCGTCTGCCTCCGACGCCCGAGTTCGCCCCCACGACGTCGTCGGACGAGCCTCGACGGTTGCCTTGTTGGGGTCCTCGTCGTCGGCCCAGTGGCGCCGGATCGCTGCCGCTTGTCGATCGGCTGCGGTGCCGGCATCCCGCTTGACCTGGTCGCCCGCCTCGCGCAACTGCTCACGCCGACGATCCATCGACGCTCGAACGCCGGCCTTTGCCTGGGCGGACAGCGTGCGGGCTCGACCGAGATAGTCGTCACGAGTGCGCTCGATGTCGGCGGTGTCGGCCTCACCCGTCACGGCGTCGCGGATCGACGCGTTCTCGGAGTCGACCGCCTGCCTCGCGGCCGCCGCCTCGCCGGTCTCCTCCGCACCACGCTCCGAGACCGCCGACGAGGCCGCGGTCCCAGCCGACCTGATCTCGTCGACCTGAGCGTCACGTTCGGCCTCGACCGCCTGCTGCTGTTCGGTTACCTTCGCCGTCAACTGCTCCTCGGTGACCCCAGCGGCATCGGCGATGCCGCGCAGCTCACGGTCGATCTCCGATACCACGTCGGGCTTGCGCTCGTCGCCGAGCGCCACCATGGCGGGAACCTGCTGACCATGCGTGGCAGCGACCGCACCGGTGACGACCCCCTGGGCTCGGTCGTCGACCTGCCCGAGCAGGCGCGCCACCGCATCGCCGATCAAGTCGGCCTGCCCCGCAGGAAGCGGCTCGAGCGACGCGGGACCGGCATCGCTGACGCTGATCGGCGGTTCAGCCGCTGTGGGTGCACCAGCCCGCTCCTCGATGGCTGCAACTTCGGCGCGCGCTGCTTCGAGCTGACGGGTCAAGTCGGCGCGTTCGGCCTCGGTGAGATCGGGCGACTCGAGTTGCCGCTCCAGGTCCGCGACCGCTTCACGACGAGTGTTCGGAACGTAATCGGCCGGATTGAGTCCCGCGTACGGCGGCGGCGTGCCGACCGGCGAAAGCTGCTGCGTGGGCAGGCGTTCACCGGCCGCGGACTCGATGCTCGAGATCGCCCCGTCGGCAGCCATGGTGTCGAGCTGGGTCGGGCGTGGCGCGTCCTCCGGCACCGGCGCCTGCTGCGAGCGGAGTTCCGATTCGAACTCCGGCGCTTCACCACGCCGCAGCTGATCGATCGACTCACCTTCACTCGAGACATCACCGGCGCCTTCGGCCGTCGCTGACAGGTCGCCGTCGGCGACTCCGTCGACCGACGCTTGTGATGCGCTGCGCCACTGCTCCAAGCCGGCGTCGCCGAGAGGCGCCGGTCGGGGCGCCGCACCACCTCCGCCACCGCCGCTCGGTCGGCCGCCGCCACCGCCGCTCGATCGGCCGCCGCCACCGCTCTGTCGGCCGCCGCCACCGCGCGTTGTCGGAGGTGCCGGTCCGCCGCCGACGGAGGCGCTCCCCGGCCCGTTCCGCCGCTCGAATCCCGGTGTCGTGAGCTCCGTCTCGGCCGGCCCGGAGCGACCCTCGATCACCAACGGCTCCATCTCCACCACACCCCCACCAACATCACCCGCACCACGCCCAGCACCACCCTCGATCACCAACGGCTCCATCTCCACCACACCCGAACCACCATCACCCGCACCACGCCCAGCACCCGCATCACCCGCACCACCCCCAGCACGACCCTCGACCACCGACGGCTCCATCTCCACCACACCCCCACCGGGCCCCGCACCACCCTCGACGACCAACGGCTCCATCTCCACCACACCCCCACCAACATCACCCGCACCACGCCCAGCACCACCCTCGATCACCAACGGCTCCATCTCCACCACACCCGAACCGGGCCCCGCACCAGACCCAGCACCACCCTCGATCACCAACGGCTCCATCTCCACCACACCCCCACCAACATCACCCGCACCAGACCCAGCACCACCCTCGATCACCAACGGCTCCATCTCCACCACACCCCCACCAACATCACCCACACCAGACCCAGCACCACCCTCGACCACCAACGGCTCCATCTCCACCACACCCCCACCAACATCACCCACACCAGACCCAGCACCACCCTCGACCACCAACGGCTCCATCTCCACCACACCCCCACCAACATCACCCACACCAGACCCAGCACCACCCTCGACCACCAACGGCTCCATCTCCACCACACCCCCACCAACATCACCCGCACCACGCCCAGCACCACCCTCGATCACCAACGGCTCCATCTCCACCACACCCGAACCAACATCACCCGCACCCGCACCGCCACCACCCACACCAGACCCAGCACGACCCTCGATCACCAACGGCTCCATCTCCACCACACCCGAACCATCCGGATCGGTGTTCGGCTCGCCGGTCTCCGCCCGCGGATCCGATCGGGCGCTTGCGGTCGAGTCGGCCTCCATCGCCTCACTGCCGGATGCGTCGCCCGACTCGCCGCCGCCATCGGCATCCGGCCCTGACGATCCTCCACCGTCGGCGCCCGCTCCCCCGGCCCGGATGACGAGCGGCTCCATCTCGACCACGTCGCGTGCCGCGGCCAGGTCGACCCCGGGGCCGGTGGCGTCCGGTTGGTCCCCCGTCGGAGCGGCTTCGTCGAGCGTCGCGGCGGTCGCCTGGTTCCCGACGGACCGCTGCCAGGCGAGCACCTGCTGCATCAGCGACGTGCGATCCGGCCGCACCTCCCCATCGACCGTGCCTTCCTCCGCGCGAACGTCGGTGACACGCTCGGGCTTCGGGCTCACTTCGTTCTTCTGCGGTGGCACGGGTCACCTCAGGACGTCGTTCTGGACGGATCTGCGCACGCTGCAGCCATCCTCTCGCTGTCGACGACAGACGCGAGGGTGCACGCCGGGGCCGAACGGGCAGTGCCCTCTTCCCGACCGGGCATCAGCGACTTCCGGCGGGTCCGATCGTTCGCTGATCGATCACCCAGAACCAATCACCGAACTCACTCTCGAGGCAGAGTCGGCCGAGCTTGTGATACTCCCCAGCCACGGCACCGATCAGGTCGGGCATCGACACCTCACGCCCCTGTGATGCCGCCTCGTACGCGGCGGTCACGACGGCGTTCCGGATCGAACCGCCCGCGAGGTCGAACGATTTCGCGAGCACCTGGAGATCCACGTCGGGACCGATCGGGAGACGGTCGCCGACGAGATGATGCCAGAGCCGCGATCGCGCAGCCGGCGTCGGCTTCGGGAAGTCGACGGTGACGTCGAGCCGCCGAGCGAACGCTTCGTCCATGTTGAGGCGGAGGTTGGTGGCGAGGACGACGAGACCGTCGAACTGTTCCATCCGCTGGAGGAGGTACGCGACCTCGACGTTCGCGTAGCGATCGCGCGCATCCTTCACCTCGCTGCGCTTCCCGAACACGGCGTCCGCCTCGTCGAAGAAGAGCACCGTGTCGGTCTGTTCGGCCGCTTCGAACACGCGGTCGAGGTTCTTCTCGGTCTCACCGATGTACTTGTCGACGAGACTCGACAAGTCGATCGTGTGCAGATCGACGCCGAGGTCGTGGGCGATCACTTCGGCCGCAAGCGTCTTCCCGGTGCCACTCGGACCGGCGAACAGGGCGGTGATGCCCTCGCCTCGCCCCCCGCCGCGGCGGAGGCCCCACGTGTCGAGCACGTGGGGACGATGGCGGACGCGTTCACACGCCGACCACAATGCGGCTTGTGCGGCCGGGTCGACCACGAGGTCGTCCCACGTCGCGCGCGGCTCGATCCGTCGAGCGAGTCGACCGAGCGCCGCCGAGTTCTGCAGGCGTGCGCCGACACGGACATCGTCGGCCCCGACGGGACCGGCACGGTGCAGCGCCTGCAGTCTGGCTGCGGCCGATGCCCGCCTGATGCGTTCGGGGTTCAACCGGAACGCCAGCGTCGATTCGGCCGCACCGCTTCCCGCGTCGGAACCGAGCGCATGCCGCCACGCCGATTCGCGTTCGGCGAACGTGAGGACGGGAGCGTCGAGCGTCAGCGGGGTACCGCTTGCCCAATCGGGATCCCACGACGACCGTCCGATGAGCACGACGGGGGCGACCGTGGAGGCCAGGCGGAGCAACCGGTCGCCGAGCCGCGGATCCGAACGGAGCGCCTCATCTGCTCCTTCGACGACCAGCGGTGCGCCTCTGACGGACCGCATTCGAAGCGCTGCCACCACGGTGTGGGCCTGCTCGTCGGAGCGTGTCAGATCCACCGACATGCTTCGGTGTTCGTCTCCGAAGGCGCCCCGCAGCGCTGAGGCGACGAGTTCGAACGCGCTGCGGTCGCGTGCGTCCCGGACGTACACGAGCACGGCGCCTCGTCGCAGACTCGAGGCGAGCGCGTCCACCCAGCCGTTGCGAACGTGGCCGTGTTCGACCTGGCGGATCGGTAGGACGGGTTCATCGTCGCCCAGCAGACCGAGCATCACACTGTCGGGAACCGACAGCTCACGGCTCGCGAACGGCCGATCGTTCGACCCCAGTTCGATGAGACCGCGATCCGCGAGACGACCGTGCGGCGTCAGTCGACGCCGGTGGCCCGGAACCGTCGGGCTGAGTCCGGCGAGTTGGAGCGCCAAACCGGCAGATGCCCGTCGACGGGTCACGTCGTCGTGGAGAAAGCCGAACCATTGCTCGAATCGACTGTCGAGGTCCGGTGCCAACGCCACCATGAGCAGGTCGATGTCGAGGCGATCGAGGCCTGCTCGCTCGGCCCACGTGGTGAGCGCGAGCGGGAGCGGGTCCGGTTCGGGCGGTGACGGCACGACCACCGGCGACGTGATGAGTCGAGCTGCGTCGTCGTGGGTGATGACGAGTCCTCGCATCGGATGCCGCTGGGCGTCGTCATGCTGTCGACGGGTGAGGGCTCGACCGATGCGATGGCGGAGCGACTCGACGCGTGCGAGGGTCGCTGCAGCGAGCTCGGAGCCATCACGCGACCCGCCGTCCTGCAGCTCGGGCCCGACGAGCATGGTCATGAGCGACTCGATTCGACGAGGGACGTCCGCTGCGTCATCGCTCGCGTCGAGGCATGGCGTGGACCCGATAGACCCGACCCGGTTCGTCCTCCTTGCCACCCCGGACGGTCTCGTCGGGCAGCGCCGTGTCGTCGTCGGCACGGTCGTCGTCCTCGTCTCGACCTCGTGGGCGGATCGTCTCGGTGTCGTCGGTGTCGGGCCGGGCAACCGAGATGCGGGGCTCTTCGGTGACGGGCGGGCCGAACGGCAACACCCGGGACACGTCGAGCGGGGCGATACACACCAGGTTGACGGCCGGCTTCAGCTCGCCGCCGAGCGCCGACCAGATGTTGGTGTACATCCGGTCGTCGTCGATCGCCATGGCGACCTGGGTCACGATCGCCCGCTCGGAATCGGCGAGCGCGCCCGCCAGGATCTCGGGCGGGAGCCGCTCGTTGCGGACCAAGCAGGCCAGGATCGACGACAGCAGGCGATGTTCGTCTTCGGGGCGCTTCGTCCACGCGGTGACGAGGTAGGCGAACCGGAACCTGCGCGGCGGTTGCCGCCGATCGACGACCTTGCCGTCCTCGTCGCGAACGTCTTCGAACATCACTTCGCGGCGGGTGAGGTCCTCACGGATGTCGTAGAGGAAGATGTCGATCGTCGGCTTGTTCAGCTGTCCGACCCATTCCTTGGTGGGTGCATCGAATTCGAGGTCGACTCCCGACCCGTTCAGCACGTCGCGCTCGAACAGGTTGCGGATCGACTCGTCCAGGTCGTGGATCATGGGCGTCTCACGGTGCGTCGCAGCCGACCGCCGTCGGTCAGATGATGCCGGCCTTCATCGCGTACGCGACGGCGTGCGACCGGTTCTTCAAATCCAGCCGGCTCGTGAGCTCGTGGATGATGTTCTTGATCGTGCGTTCGCTGTACGCCATCGACGCTGCGATCTCGGCCGTGTCGTAGCCGTCGGCCAACAAGCGCAGCACCTCGACCTCGCGCTCCGACATCCCCTGCGGACCGAGGCCGCGCGGGGCCAGGACGTCTCGCTGCAGACGGTTCATCTGGTGGAGCAACTTGCCCAACAGGTCGGGAGCCATCGCCCCTTCACCACGGGCGACGAGTTCGACGACCTCGGACAGGCGCTCCGGCGATGCCTCCCTCCGACGGAGCACGGCGCGAGCATCGCACTCGACCGCACGCAGCAGTGCCGCCTCGTCGAGGTTCGTGGCGACGAGCACGATGCGCGGGCAGCCGTCGCGCTGGATGCCCCTGACCGTTCGGGCAGCGGCGTCGTCGATCTCGTCGACCACGACGACGGACACGTCGGCGTCGTCGATGAAGCGCTCGTCGACGACGGAGATGCGCGGCCGGCCCCGGATCTGCGCGGCCACACCGGCCTGCGAGATCGGATCGCTCGCGTACACGAAGACCCCGACTCGGTCCATAGGTTCCCAACCCTTCGTTCGGAGCCGGCTCCACACCGGCGTCGGCCGACACCGTCCCACGCGCCCCGCACCGGCCGCGCAACGACCGCGCAACGAGCCTGCTGACGCCGCCTGCGAGCGACCGGCCCGACGTTCTCGGCGTGGCCGTCGACTCGTGGAGCAGCTCCCCAACGGGCGGGACGCGAGTGCCCGAACGGGCAGCGGAGCGACCACATCTCCGCCCGACCGCACCGCGCCGGCTCCGTACCGTGATCTCATGGGCGCCAGTGCAGCTTTCGATCGTCCCACGCTCCCGGTCGAACCGGGCGCGTCCGCCGAGGTACGCCTCCGGGTCCGGAACACCGGCGACGTCGTCGACTCGTTCACGTTCGAATCGGTGGGCATCGCACCGAACTGGGTGACGTTCGAACCCGTCGAGGTCCGCTTGTTCCCCGAGACGGAGGAGTTCGTGACGGTCCGCGTGTCGCCGCCACGCGCCTCCGACACGCCGCTGGGCGAGCTGACCTTCGCCGTCCGGGTCATCTCGGCCGAGGACCCCGACGGATCCGTCGCCGAGGAACTCACGCTCGTCATCGGCGACTTCGGGCAGCGATTCGGCGAGCTGCACCCGAAGACGTCGACCGGGCGGACCAAGGGCGTTCACGAACTCGCCGTCGACAATTTCGGCAACACCGAGATCACCCCGAGTTTCGAGGGGATCCAACCCGACGGCCTGCTGACCGTCGAGATCAAGCCACCCTCGGTCGAGGTCGCGCCCGGCACGGCTGCCCTCGCGACGGTGACGGTACGGCCACGCAAGCGGTTCTGGCGCGGCCAGCCGAAGTCGATCCCGTTCCAGGTCGTCGTCCAGGAAGGCGAGGACGAACCGCAGCTGATCGATGCGAACTTCCTCCAGCAGCCGATGGTGCCGAAGTGGTTCTGGAAGGCGTTGCTCGCTCTGCTGGCGCTCCTGATCCTGCTGTTCCTGCTGTGGAAGCTGCTGCTCGAGCCGTCGGTCGAGTCGACGGCACGTGACTCGGCGGAGGAGGTCGTCGACGAGAAGATCGCCGAGGCGGTCGACCCGATCGAACAGCGCCTCGACGAGGCCGGAATCCCCGAAGCGGGAGCCGGTGACGGTGGAGGAGGCGGTGGTGGCGGTGGCGGTGAGACCACCGCGCCGACGACGGCGGCTCCGACGACCGCTCCCCCGGTCGTGGTGCCGGTGACGACCGCCCCGCCCGGGCCGACGACGACGCCGGCCCCCGGCGAGACGACCACCACGACCAGCACCACGATCGCCCCGATCACCGAGACCGGGCCGTTCGACTTCCGGATCGAGGTGTTCGACCAGCCCGGCGGCGCCGGCACGAACTCGTCGCAGAACGTCTCCGCCGGCACGCAACTCGAGGTCACCGACATCGTGTTCCAGAACCCGACCGGGGCCTCGGGCGAGATCATCGTCAGCCGGTCGGGCAGCCCACTGTTCACGGTGAACATGGCGAACTTCCGCGACCTCGACTACCACTTCGTGGCCCCGTTCGTCTTCGACGCCGGTGAGTCGATCGATGTCCAGGTCGTGTGCGCCACCGCCGGCACCATCGAGCCACGGCGAGACGAACCGAGCCCGGGCGCCTGCCGAGCCGCCGTCCTCTTCGCCGGCTACTCCACCACCACCAGCTGAGTCGCAACCCCACCCCGGCCCGGCCACCAGGCGATTCAATTCACCAGGCGTCCACCACCACCCACCACCCCGGACACCCAGGCGATTCAATCCACCAGGCGTCCACCACCACCCACCACCCGTGGGCACCCAGGCGATTCAATCCACCAGGCGTCCACCCCCCGGACACCCAGGCGATTCAATCCACCAGGCGTCCGCCTGGGATCAGCGGGAGACGTGATTGCGAGCGAGGCGGTCGAGGGTGGCCAGGTTGCCCTGGGGACGCATCGGCGAGGGGACGATCCGGAGATCGGCGGGCTCGGCGTCGTAGTCGACCGTCGCCACGTCGTCGGCCTGCACGACGCCCTGGGGCGTGCCGTCCAGGACGAGCCACTGCACGACGAAACGCCCGCCTGCGTCGGTGGATGCCGACTGCGGCGGCGAACCGGCCAGGCTGACCTGCACCGACGTCGACGCCGGATACCCCGTCCCCGTGACCGACACGACCTGGCCACCACCGGCGACCTCCGGCGACACCTCGAGTTCGACCTCGTAGCGGCCCGCTCCCCGCAGTGGTGCGGCGGCGAAGGTCCCACTGGTCCCCGACGCCGAGACCGCAGCCGAGCGTGATCCGCCGGCCGTCGGCGTGAAACGGATCTCGAGCGGGCACGACGCACCCGGCGCGAGGGCCTCGTCGGTACATCCGTCGTCGATGATGGAGAAGTCGGCGGTCGCCACACCGGCGATCCCCACCGATTGCACCGTCACGGCGATGTCGCCCACGTTCGTCACCGTGGCATCCCGGGTCGGGGCGGCCTGTCCGACGACCGACGAGTCGAACACGATCGGACTCGGCGTGATCGACAGTCCCACGTTCTGCGGCGTCCCGGGTTGCGTCGTCGTGGTCACCGTCGAAATCGTCGTCGTCGTGACGCGGGGCGGCGGTGTCCCCGGGTCGAACGAACCGATGAGGCGGCCGGTCGCGAGGAGCGGAATACCGGGATACGAGTTGTCCCGGACGCGCAACTCTCCGGTCGACTGGCCTTGCGTCTGGGCGAGAAAGCGAACGGTCACCTGACACGACTGGCCCGGGTGGAGCACCGCCGGGCAGTTCTCGGACCGGACCTGGAACGGCCCTGTGGACTCGATCGCTGTGACGCGCCAGCCCGACGGCCCGACGTTCGTCACGGTGCTCGTCCGATCGGTCGGTCCCGGCACCGTGCCGTAGTCGATGGACTGCACCGTGAGCACGGGTCGTCGCTCTCGGACCAACGCCTGTCGTTGCTGGAAGCGACCGATCTCGCCGGGCTGGTCGACGTACAGGAACGGATACGGGCTGATCCAACCCACCCATCGTCCGTGTTCGGACACCACCGGGT contains:
- a CDS encoding ATP-binding protein; the protein is MTMLVGPELQDGGSRDGSELAAATLARVESLRHRIGRALTRRQHDDAQRHPMRGLVITHDDAARLITSPVVVPSPPEPDPLPLALTTWAERAGLDRLDIDLLMVALAPDLDSRFEQWFGFLHDDVTRRRASAGLALQLAGLSPTVPGHRRRLTPHGRLADRGLIELGSNDRPFASRELSVPDSVMLGLLGDDEPVLPIRQVEHGHVRNGWVDALASSLRRGAVLVYVRDARDRSAFELVASALRGAFGDEHRSMSVDLTRSDEQAHTVVAALRMRSVRGAPLVVEGADEALRSDPRLGDRLLRLASTVAPVVLIGRSSWDPDWASGTPLTLDAPVLTFAERESAWRHALGSDAGSGAAESTLAFRLNPERIRRASAAARLQALHRAGPVGADDVRVGARLQNSAALGRLARRIEPRATWDDLVVDPAAQAALWSACERVRHRPHVLDTWGLRRGGGRGEGITALFAGPSGTGKTLAAEVIAHDLGVDLHTIDLSSLVDKYIGETEKNLDRVFEAAEQTDTVLFFDEADAVFGKRSEVKDARDRYANVEVAYLLQRMEQFDGLVVLATNLRLNMDEAFARRLDVTVDFPKPTPAARSRLWHHLVGDRLPIGPDVDLQVLAKSFDLAGGSIRNAVVTAAYEAASQGREVSMPDLIGAVAGEYHKLGRLCLESEFGDWFWVIDQRTIGPAGSR
- a CDS encoding DUF4255 domain-containing protein, which codes for MIHDLDESIRNLFERDVLNGSGVDLEFDAPTKEWVGQLNKPTIDIFLYDIREDLTRREVMFEDVRDEDGKVVDRRQPPRRFRFAYLVTAWTKRPEDEHRLLSSILACLVRNERLPPEILAGALADSERAIVTQVAMAIDDDRMYTNIWSALGGELKPAVNLVCIAPLDVSRVLPFGPPVTEEPRISVARPDTDDTETIRPRGRDEDDDRADDDTALPDETVRGGKEDEPGRVYRVHAMPRRER
- a CDS encoding helix-turn-helix transcriptional regulator; this encodes MDRVGVFVYASDPISQAGVAAQIRGRPRISVVDERFIDDADVSVVVVDEIDDAAARTVRGIQRDGCPRIVLVATNLDEAALLRAVECDARAVLRRREASPERLSEVVELVARGEGAMAPDLLGKLLHQMNRLQRDVLAPRGLGPQGMSEREVEVLRLLADGYDTAEIAASMAYSERTIKNIIHELTSRLDLKNRSHAVAYAMKAGII
- a CDS encoding choice-of-anchor D domain-containing protein, with the protein product MALGRRTRGGNAGTSSRVRVAVAAAALAGVAVASVTGGTGPVDAQDPFVPAELASYEPSGSPLFTDAENPSMSALGHVVSYEYSPNETISPLMRVRTEPSVAVPNPPNGRFHGLSDDGCVIGFRMPPIPISDRSLYPLVRFNRCSGNSTFLGYADRQILGSAAVDADGSVIAFPAADGIFVYTLNGDALATEALLPLPSQGWGAAELAISDNGATLAAIAGAGPNSFGGLDFSELYIVDVASGSFQGIASTANRVSMSGDATLVAYRNYELGTITVLDRSAGQNRPVLPASDAYLSNDGRHLAYRLFGGDNSYVYITTSGDRWATSTPAEFVSYTLPGVNSFVTASDPVVSEHGRWVGWISPYPFLYVDQPGEIGRFQQRQALVRERRPVLTVQSIDYGTVPGPTDRTSTVTNVGPSGWRVTAIESTGPFQVRSENCPAVLHPGQSCQVTVRFLAQTQGQSTGELRVRDNSYPGIPLLATGRLIGSFDPGTPPPRVTTTTISTVTTTTQPGTPQNVGLSITPSPIVFDSSVVGQAAPTRDATVTNVGDIAVTVQSVGIAGVATADFSIIDDGCTDEALAPGASCPLEIRFTPTAGGSRSAAVSASGTSGTFAAAPLRGAGRYEVELEVSPEVAGGGQVVSVTGTGYPASTSVQVSLAGSPPQSASTDAGGRFVVQWLVLDGTPQGVVQADDVATVDYDAEPADLRIVPSPMRPQGNLATLDRLARNHVSR